One window of Phoenix dactylifera cultivar Barhee BC4 chromosome 5, palm_55x_up_171113_PBpolish2nd_filt_p, whole genome shotgun sequence genomic DNA carries:
- the LOC103704722 gene encoding uncharacterized protein LOC103704722: protein MRCKRHPSENAVGVCGPCLRERLLALLADQADDAPDHRRKPEPPPPPPGLQFPRSVSPYVSRRRSADPTPCRLSGVVFSTPRVGPSSSTAAAGGFWRRGSGKSSLLSSLFGLSRSEKAEPGPGISETPRSSSWLSVLVHGHRKKKNSRLFSGEEAAERRSCPAMDRGMSPDTDCSPSGNECAAESPGRCWRSTPSTMRRPAACQHHHRSGGLAGFAVCLSPLVRVSHGHWRSQEAAEVGFSGELRSTLKPHHRCHLSGGAAAIGPSRSRKLVDFGKFR from the coding sequence ATGAGGTGCAAGCGCCATCCCTCCGAGAACGCCGTCGGCGTCTGCGGCCCCTGCCTCCGCGAGCGCCTCCTCGCCCTCCTTGCCGATCAGGCCGACGACGCGCCGGACCACCGCCGGAAGCCGGAGCCCCCGCCACCTCCGCCGGGCCTTCAGTTCCCCCGATCCGTCTCTCCCTACGTCTCCCGCCGCCGATCCGCCGACCCAACCCCCTGCCGCCTCTCAGGCGTCGTCTTCAGCACCCCTCGGGTCGGCCCGTCCtcctccaccgccgccgccggcggctTCTGGAGGAGGGGCTCCGGGAAGTCATCTCTTCTATCGTCCCTGTTCGGGCTCTCAAGATCCGAGAAAGCCGAGCCCGGTCCCGGTATCTCGGAGACTCCCAGATCGAGTTCTTGGCTCTCGGTTCTCGTCCACGGCcaccggaagaagaagaattcgAGGCTATTCTCCGGGGAGGAGGCGGCCGAGAGAAGGTCGTGCCCCGCGATGGACCGGGGAATGTCGCCGGACACGGATTGCTCCCCGTCGGGAAACGAGTGCGCCGCGGAGTCGCCGGGCAGGTGCTGGAGATCGACTCCGTCGACGATGCGGCGGCCGGCTGCGTGCCAACACCACCACCGAAGCGGGGGCCTCGCGGGCTTCGCCGTCTGCCTGAGCCCGCTGGTGAGGGTGAGCCACGGCCACTGGAGGAGCCAGGAGGCAGCGGAGGTGGGGTTCTCCGGAGAGCTCCGGAGCACCCTAAAGCCGCACCACCGCTGCCACCTGTCCGGCGGGGCCGCCGCGATCGGCCCGAGCCGGTCGAGGAAGCTGGTGGACTTTGGTAAGTTCCGATGA